One window of the bacterium genome contains the following:
- a CDS encoding VCBS repeat-containing protein codes for MFKKYVYVFTLFLIAQSITTALAQDDKTDRDPYDLNDLAVDVINQAHTFSNAQSNSCSRGTLDGALDVDYQGQAHYDIPIELPPGSNGLMPSLSLNYSSLPTNGQLGIGWKIKGLSVITRCPATLLQDGFPGGIKFNQFDRYCLDGKRLVAVTGANGGNNARYRTNPDSFSLVTSHGITVGQYYGPQYFRVYTKDGMILEYGGNSSSSSGRIEAVGLPGNPVGNEVPIREWALSRIIDRQGKFIELSYGKPSTPTGEAWLTSIAYTGLCSLNLTSGSLPGTCSTITPAYNNIRFVYSFNRVDTQTDYQGGATVPVTALLTDIFTSTSGQLASQYKLSYELSNVSESSRLKAIQRCDANGICLNPTILTWSDDPNSNFQANYQGVVGSGYGGRHTIKGHKRFKDEWGFGFPLGVGVVHSNTPNYTSTSVMINAGVSYRFSFSKKKWEQHEAQLGDFNGDGKTDVVQFAQLHNREGHVSLSDGSTFVSQSATNPWGSGFGDLWQDRIGDFNGDGKSDVIQIAYSKKHPTQNAGHVWLSDGTKFISQGIWAHATSDPGRFILGDVNGDGRTDLLMFPEEEDSGYADVWLSSGSSFIGPYRWGDANMPFPSVDLVQVGDFDGDGMSDVIVHQPYTGGIYGTIDVFRSTGTNFEHIQGINYIKYQNDYTVIQLGDFNGDRLTDMMLFDYSPTQGDTFTRVFHSTGRRLEMAHAITDSKAIIDAGNKYEFRARLLDFNGDGRTDLLVFRTNGNADLYLSRDTNFELISNFGGQNPFASPIDEFAFGDVDGDGRADIIQFTRDSANSASAWFSNAIVFPDKLVNVRNGYGRNLSINYKPTSDDSIYTPQSVPSSAELYTREQRGSWYVVSQTKETSNFYNDQEQIYTHDYGYVGGKYNVSRGLLGFNKITFSDNLRRHRLVQTYNQKFPLTGTQSESIFSVDQLNNGSYTPVVIDSTSWGVNAVGSLYFRIKPVSNITTQYELNSQMKSRLHSNYNYDQFDNVVSQNIQTASSDFNSTITTSYSNNSLTWNLGLPLKITKTSSATGVTSKTETRVNQWNLAQRLLDRTTLSWNTAGSTSNLVNDFAYDSYGNILQDNVSGSNINPRAENFTFEPNGRFMTAATNALGHISSMQFDSRFGALLSYTDPNGLVSSYSYDGFGRSTGVFMPDNTSIAIDYCAFPQAGTILPTFNHGVSIIQTGRPKKYVQYDILGRAVRTTREGFDGTLIFKDNIFDNSFRLVRMTDPYYQTNPNPPTFIYGYDILDRINLAQDPNGASSTFSWAAPATNLVSNPIVTTNGFGQVIEQQLPQNHIRQTIYNDIGQVIQVKEIDATNSNLVSWQSYKYDAGGNLYKTANAKNNITTIDTDDFGLRLSLSSPDSGLTTYRYNVLGELLQENNSRGLQINYGYDLLGRLVSRVAPDGATNWQYDISKLGTLESATSPSGDLVQLGYDNLTRLTTIKDKIQSTTYTRSYGYDSAGRMNSITYPGTPIFKVGYGYNARGYIDRVFNAQTNANYASINQMTALDELTNFTYGNGVVNQIDYDAITGEANAIKAGKNSTTAVQYLDYAYDNIGRVIARNDNRTFTFEPFQYDILDRLTLDTSCNLVLCWYPTTRTYDEIGNLQTKEFYDFQAQTVEFWNYQYSPTQPHAVTAINTNTGTKTFSYDAAGNMNTGNGRNYAWDSRDLPLGAFDGTSDLRFRFNAFEEKSMSSDALNPSYKTIHIGELQEETVTSETFGRDRYIYLGNLPIATHSEVSSTTGTKAITVNYLHHDNIGSITAKSNLAGNLAQTFTYKPFGAPGQANNQPNRKGFTGHRHLGKIGLIDMRARMFDPEIEKFVSSDKLVPDPFNTQSYNQYSYVNNNPLNLIDPTGHFDMPPGDDQPKFQPTQYNVPTYPAGPSSLSPMIWSITVSAVGVTQEGNYIVDLNPVYRAIQTYQQSMGTVTARIPQIQLQISSNFFVETQREAIELANYRKFVERIPQKQLLNVPSYKLNPYNKKDQILYQAVRNARGDKALQDLDNFAEVAGNILSFVPITALEVRGMRALKALKDGTEWYQAGRSAYKIATSDSTATAGDLANIADITAGKFIPKPKNYAQQATVESSKLAIKKSLEQKKLNLGKAAFQTGSKDIYYGPAGYGVITTDVPLR; via the coding sequence ATGTTCAAAAAGTACGTTTACGTATTTACTTTATTCCTAATCGCTCAATCAATAACTACTGCTTTAGCGCAAGACGACAAAACCGATCGAGACCCTTACGATTTAAATGATCTAGCCGTTGACGTAATCAATCAGGCACACACTTTTTCAAACGCACAATCAAATAGCTGTTCACGAGGCACCCTCGATGGCGCTCTAGATGTGGACTACCAAGGTCAGGCGCATTACGACATTCCGATCGAATTACCCCCAGGCTCAAATGGACTAATGCCAAGTTTATCTCTCAACTATTCCAGTTTACCTACTAACGGTCAGCTTGGAATTGGTTGGAAGATTAAAGGACTATCTGTAATTACTCGCTGCCCAGCGACATTATTGCAAGATGGTTTCCCAGGAGGAATTAAATTTAATCAATTCGACAGATACTGTTTAGACGGGAAACGCTTAGTTGCTGTAACCGGTGCTAATGGAGGCAATAATGCGCGCTATCGAACTAATCCAGATAGCTTCTCACTAGTGACTTCACATGGAATTACTGTCGGCCAGTATTACGGCCCTCAATATTTTAGAGTCTATACCAAAGATGGCATGATTCTCGAATACGGTGGGAACAGTAGTTCAAGCTCTGGGAGAATTGAAGCTGTTGGTTTGCCAGGGAATCCTGTTGGCAATGAGGTACCAATCAGGGAATGGGCCTTGAGTCGTATTATCGATCGCCAAGGAAAATTCATTGAATTAAGCTATGGTAAACCATCGACACCAACAGGTGAGGCATGGCTCACTTCAATCGCTTACACAGGACTTTGCAGTTTAAATCTTACAAGTGGATCATTGCCTGGAACTTGCAGCACGATTACCCCTGCGTATAATAATATCCGCTTTGTATACTCGTTTAACCGAGTCGATACTCAAACAGATTACCAAGGCGGAGCAACCGTTCCGGTCACAGCACTCCTCACAGATATCTTCACCTCTACATCTGGTCAATTGGCATCGCAGTATAAACTCAGTTATGAATTAAGTAACGTCTCAGAATCTTCAAGGCTAAAAGCAATACAGCGTTGTGATGCAAATGGGATCTGCTTAAATCCAACAATTTTAACTTGGAGTGACGACCCAAATTCCAATTTCCAAGCTAATTATCAAGGAGTAGTCGGCTCAGGATACGGTGGCCGCCATACAATCAAGGGGCATAAACGCTTTAAAGACGAATGGGGTTTTGGTTTTCCGCTAGGCGTAGGAGTTGTCCACTCGAATACACCTAACTACACAAGCACGAGCGTGATGATCAACGCTGGTGTTTCTTACCGTTTTTCATTCAGTAAAAAGAAATGGGAGCAGCATGAGGCGCAACTCGGAGATTTTAACGGCGATGGAAAAACTGACGTAGTTCAGTTTGCTCAACTCCATAATCGCGAAGGCCATGTTTCGCTGTCTGATGGGAGCACATTTGTTTCACAGTCAGCAACAAATCCGTGGGGAAGTGGATTCGGGGATCTTTGGCAAGATCGAATTGGTGATTTCAATGGAGATGGGAAGTCTGATGTCATACAAATCGCATATAGTAAAAAACATCCCACGCAAAATGCCGGGCATGTCTGGCTATCTGATGGCACGAAATTTATTTCTCAAGGTATCTGGGCTCATGCAACTTCTGATCCTGGAAGATTCATCCTTGGAGACGTAAATGGTGATGGTCGAACCGACTTATTAATGTTTCCCGAAGAAGAAGATTCTGGGTATGCCGATGTATGGCTATCATCCGGATCTAGCTTCATTGGACCTTATCGCTGGGGCGATGCGAATATGCCCTTTCCTTCAGTCGATCTTGTTCAAGTTGGTGATTTTGACGGCGACGGGATGTCAGATGTAATTGTGCATCAACCTTATACCGGTGGAATTTATGGAACGATTGATGTGTTTAGGTCGACAGGTACAAATTTCGAACACATCCAAGGTATAAATTATATCAAGTATCAAAACGACTATACGGTAATTCAACTTGGGGACTTCAATGGCGATCGACTAACTGACATGATGCTGTTTGATTACAGTCCAACTCAGGGCGATACATTCACCCGTGTATTTCACTCCACTGGTAGAAGATTAGAAATGGCCCATGCTATCACGGATAGTAAAGCAATTATCGATGCTGGAAACAAATATGAGTTCAGAGCTCGCCTACTCGATTTCAATGGAGATGGACGAACAGACTTGTTAGTGTTTAGAACAAATGGCAATGCTGATTTATATCTATCACGTGATACAAATTTTGAGTTAATTAGCAATTTTGGCGGACAAAACCCGTTCGCCTCACCGATCGATGAATTTGCATTCGGTGATGTTGATGGTGATGGCCGGGCTGACATTATACAATTTACACGTGACTCGGCTAACTCAGCCTCAGCCTGGTTTTCTAACGCGATTGTCTTCCCGGATAAATTAGTTAATGTGCGCAATGGTTATGGTCGAAATTTAAGTATTAACTATAAGCCAACCAGCGACGATTCAATTTACACTCCTCAATCAGTGCCATCCAGCGCAGAACTTTACACTAGAGAACAACGCGGTTCTTGGTATGTTGTCAGCCAAACTAAGGAAACGAGTAATTTCTACAACGACCAGGAGCAAATTTATACTCATGACTACGGCTATGTAGGAGGGAAATATAATGTTAGCCGTGGCTTGCTTGGATTTAATAAGATAACTTTTAGTGATAATTTACGAAGGCATAGACTAGTCCAAACTTACAATCAAAAGTTTCCACTAACCGGAACGCAATCTGAAAGCATTTTCTCGGTCGATCAACTAAATAATGGCAGCTATACGCCAGTTGTCATTGATTCTACAAGCTGGGGAGTAAATGCTGTAGGCAGTCTATATTTTCGCATCAAACCTGTTTCAAATATTACTACTCAGTATGAGTTGAATTCGCAGATGAAAAGTCGGCTGCATTCAAACTACAACTATGATCAATTCGACAACGTAGTTTCACAAAATATCCAAACCGCTTCTTCGGATTTTAACTCAACAATTACTACTAGCTATTCAAATAATAGCTTAACCTGGAATCTTGGGCTGCCGCTTAAAATCACTAAGACATCGTCAGCAACAGGAGTAACCTCAAAAACAGAAACTAGGGTTAACCAGTGGAATCTGGCACAAAGGTTGCTCGATCGAACAACTTTGTCATGGAATACTGCAGGCTCAACAAGTAATTTAGTGAATGATTTTGCCTATGACAGTTACGGCAACATTTTACAAGACAATGTCTCAGGATCGAACATCAATCCTCGTGCTGAAAATTTTACGTTTGAGCCGAATGGCCGCTTTATGACTGCGGCTACAAATGCACTCGGTCACATTTCTTCAATGCAATTTGATTCACGCTTTGGCGCTCTATTATCATATACTGACCCTAATGGTTTAGTCAGCTCATATAGCTACGACGGGTTCGGCAGATCGACAGGTGTATTCATGCCGGATAATACAAGCATTGCGATAGATTATTGTGCATTTCCTCAGGCTGGCACTATCTTGCCGACATTTAACCATGGAGTAAGCATAATCCAGACTGGACGACCAAAAAAGTACGTTCAATACGACATCTTAGGTAGAGCGGTACGGACAACGAGAGAGGGTTTCGATGGAACCTTAATATTTAAAGATAATATCTTTGATAATTCATTCCGACTAGTCCGGATGACCGATCCTTATTATCAGACAAATCCTAATCCACCTACTTTTATCTATGGCTATGATATTCTCGATCGTATCAATCTTGCGCAGGATCCTAACGGCGCTAGTTCTACATTCTCATGGGCTGCTCCTGCAACAAATTTAGTCTCAAATCCAATCGTGACTACAAACGGATTCGGGCAAGTTATCGAACAACAGCTTCCACAAAATCATATCAGGCAAACAATTTATAACGATATCGGCCAAGTCATTCAGGTCAAAGAGATTGATGCCACAAACTCCAACCTAGTCTCTTGGCAAAGCTATAAATATGACGCTGGAGGCAATCTTTATAAAACTGCTAATGCAAAAAATAATATTACCACGATTGATACTGATGACTTTGGGCTACGCCTAAGCTTAAGCTCTCCCGATAGCGGCTTAACAACTTACAGATACAACGTATTGGGCGAGTTATTGCAAGAAAACAATTCGCGCGGATTACAAATTAACTATGGCTACGATTTATTGGGTCGCCTGGTCTCGCGTGTTGCTCCAGATGGTGCGACTAATTGGCAATATGACATTTCTAAGCTCGGAACCCTTGAATCAGCAACAAGTCCCTCTGGAGACTTAGTACAGCTCGGGTATGATAATTTAACAAGATTAACGACAATCAAAGATAAAATTCAGTCTACAACCTATACGCGTTCTTACGGATATGATTCAGCTGGCCGAATGAATTCGATCACCTATCCAGGGACCCCAATTTTCAAAGTCGGTTATGGATATAACGCTCGAGGATACATAGACCGCGTTTTCAACGCTCAAACAAATGCAAATTATGCCAGCATTAATCAAATGACAGCTTTAGATGAGCTTACAAATTTTACTTATGGCAACGGCGTCGTAAATCAAATTGACTATGATGCGATTACAGGAGAAGCAAACGCAATTAAAGCAGGTAAAAATTCAACTACAGCAGTGCAGTATTTAGATTATGCGTATGACAATATCGGGCGCGTGATCGCTAGAAATGATAACCGAACATTCACGTTTGAGCCATTTCAATACGACATCTTGGATCGTTTAACACTTGATACATCATGTAATTTAGTGCTGTGCTGGTATCCAACAACTCGCACATATGATGAAATTGGCAATTTACAGACGAAAGAATTTTATGATTTTCAAGCTCAAACTGTAGAATTTTGGAATTATCAATACTCCCCAACGCAACCACATGCCGTAACTGCAATTAATACAAATACTGGAACAAAAACGTTTAGTTATGACGCTGCTGGTAATATGAACACGGGGAATGGAAGGAACTACGCTTGGGATTCTAGAGACTTGCCGCTAGGGGCTTTCGACGGCACATCAGATTTGAGATTTAGATTTAACGCCTTTGAAGAGAAGAGCATGTCTTCAGATGCTTTGAATCCGAGTTATAAAACTATTCATATCGGTGAACTCCAAGAAGAAACAGTAACATCCGAAACATTCGGGCGCGATCGCTATATCTATCTTGGGAATCTTCCTATTGCTACGCATTCGGAAGTAAGTTCAACTACCGGGACTAAAGCCATTACTGTCAATTATTTACACCATGATAACATCGGTTCAATTACTGCTAAAAGTAATCTTGCTGGAAATCTAGCCCAGACATTCACGTACAAACCCTTTGGTGCACCGGGGCAAGCGAACAATCAGCCTAACCGTAAAGGTTTTACTGGACATAGACATCTAGGAAAGATTGGATTGATCGATATGCGTGCTCGCATGTTTGACCCTGAAATCGAGAAATTTGTTTCCAGCGACAAACTGGTGCCCGATCCTTTCAACACACAAAGCTATAATCAATATAGCTATGTAAACAACAACCCATTAAATTTAATCGACCCGACGGGACATTTCGATATGCCACCTGGCGACGATCAACCAAAGTTTCAACCAACTCAGTATAACGTACCTACCTATCCAGCAGGCCCGTCAAGTCTTTCACCAATGATTTGGAGTATCACAGTCAGCGCGGTCGGAGTTACTCAAGAAGGAAATTATATTGTGGACTTAAATCCAGTATATCGTGCAATTCAGACATATCAGCAAAGTATGGGAACAGTCACTGCACGTATTCCACAAATACAACTACAAATCTCCTCAAACTTTTTTGTTGAAACGCAGAGAGAAGCAATCGAACTAGCAAACTACCGTAAATTCGTCGAGCGGATTCCCCAGAAACAACTATTAAACGTACCCTCATATAAATTAAACCCTTACAACAAAAAAGATCAGATCTTGTACCAAGCCGTGCGGAATGCTCGTGGAGACAAAGCACTACAAGATCTGGACAATTTTGCTGAAGTCGCAGGAAACATTTTATCTTTCGTGCCGATTACGGCACTTGAAGTTCGTGGAATGCGAGCCTTAAAAGCTCTTAAGGATGGAACCGAGTGGTATCAGGCTGGACGTTCCGCGTATAAAATTGCAACTTCAGATAGCACAGCTACTGCTGGAGATTTAGCAAATATTGCCGACATTACTGCCGGTAAATTTATCCCAAAACCGAAGAACTATGCGCAGCAGGCAACGGTTGAATCAAGCAAATTAGCCATAAAAAAATCATTAGAACAGAAAAAACTGAATCTTGGAAAAGCTGCTTTTCAGACTGGATCGAAAGATATTTATTATGGCCCTGCAGGATATGGCGTGATTACAACTGACGTTCCACTTCGATAG